In Pseudobacter ginsenosidimutans, the following are encoded in one genomic region:
- a CDS encoding alpha/beta hydrolase family protein, translated as MRKLLLFISILTVHFGFAQEDGYKTPPRAIADLLLAKPAPAVSIDGKANWMLLMERNSYPSVEELAQPELRIAGQRINPNNYAPSRQNFINNFRLKDIKAGKEYPVSGLPLNMLAGNIAWSPDEKKIAFTNTTNKNVDLYVIDIATRKATKLNKQPLNVVLGQEFTWMDNNTVLYKTTLQPASAAPVRSLMPSGPAIQQNLGKVAPSRTYQDLIRSPYDEQLFAFYSTVQLVKNVNGVETKIGKPAIYTMYSVSPDKKFLLTRVISKPFSYLVPANGFNSTVYITDLNGKIIKTLAELPSSELSPSGYDNVLNAPRNFNWRDDEAATITWCEPLDSGIYKRKSDYHDAVYALSAPFTGETKELFKTSWRFSGISWSNEKFALVNERLAGKQSVRMSRFDPSTGQLETLLERNSTDAYGNPGNPVTEKNKYGRSVIRLTDNNTKILMNNPVGSSPKGDLPFIAKFDLATKKSEIIWRCPEGSFEYVTDIPDADKLVLLTRRESQKDMPNYFIKNLVLRIADQPITHFTNPYPQLEGISKQKITYKRADGVDLSGDLYLPKNYDPKKDGPLPVLMWAYPREFNSAADAAQIRGSEDKFTMVSYGGPVFWVTQGYAVLDNAEMPVVATDSSKKPNDNFVDQLKMNAEAAINKLAELGVGDRNRVGIGGHSYGAFMTANLLAHTNLFKAGIARSGAYNRTLTPFGFQNEDRTYWQAPDLYFSMSPFSYADKIKTPMLLIHGEMDDNPGTFPIQSERLFNAVKGHGGIVRYVTLPYEAHGYRGKENLLHMLYEQNAWLEKYVKNAGKSGNEEKKRSF; from the coding sequence ATGAGAAAACTCCTGCTATTCATCAGTATCCTGACCGTTCATTTCGGATTTGCCCAGGAGGATGGCTACAAAACGCCTCCCCGGGCAATTGCAGACCTCCTGCTGGCCAAACCTGCTCCTGCCGTGAGCATCGATGGCAAAGCCAACTGGATGCTCCTGATGGAGCGCAACAGCTATCCCTCCGTTGAAGAACTGGCCCAACCTGAACTGAGAATCGCCGGGCAAAGGATCAATCCCAATAATTATGCGCCAAGCCGTCAGAATTTCATCAACAATTTCAGATTGAAAGATATCAAAGCAGGAAAAGAATATCCTGTATCCGGATTACCGCTGAATATGCTGGCCGGAAATATTGCATGGAGCCCCGATGAAAAAAAGATCGCGTTCACCAATACCACCAATAAGAACGTTGACCTTTATGTGATCGACATCGCCACGCGTAAAGCCACCAAACTGAATAAGCAACCACTGAATGTTGTGCTGGGACAGGAATTCACCTGGATGGACAACAATACGGTCCTTTACAAAACAACTTTGCAACCTGCATCCGCCGCACCAGTGAGGTCATTGATGCCTTCCGGGCCCGCCATTCAGCAGAATCTCGGAAAAGTGGCGCCCAGCCGTACTTACCAGGACCTGATCAGATCCCCATACGATGAACAGTTATTCGCTTTTTACAGTACTGTACAACTGGTAAAAAATGTAAATGGAGTTGAAACGAAAATCGGGAAACCCGCTATCTACACAATGTACAGCGTATCACCCGACAAAAAATTCCTGCTCACCCGCGTGATCAGCAAACCCTTCTCCTACCTGGTGCCCGCAAACGGGTTCAACTCCACAGTGTACATAACGGATCTCAACGGGAAGATCATCAAAACGCTGGCTGAGCTTCCTTCTTCCGAACTCTCTCCCTCAGGCTACGATAATGTATTGAATGCTCCCCGCAATTTCAACTGGCGCGATGATGAAGCAGCCACCATTACCTGGTGCGAACCGCTGGACAGTGGTATCTATAAAAGAAAATCAGATTATCACGATGCCGTATATGCGCTGAGCGCTCCCTTCACCGGCGAAACAAAAGAATTATTCAAAACAAGCTGGAGATTTTCCGGCATCAGCTGGAGCAATGAAAAATTCGCACTCGTCAACGAAAGGCTTGCCGGTAAACAGTCCGTCCGCATGAGCCGGTTCGATCCATCCACCGGTCAGCTCGAAACATTGCTGGAAAGAAATTCCACAGATGCTTACGGGAATCCAGGCAATCCTGTTACAGAAAAGAATAAATATGGACGAAGCGTGATCAGGCTGACCGACAACAATACAAAAATACTGATGAACAATCCGGTGGGCAGCTCACCCAAAGGCGATCTCCCCTTCATTGCCAAATTCGATCTCGCCACAAAAAAGAGCGAGATCATCTGGCGCTGCCCCGAAGGAAGTTTCGAATACGTGACGGATATTCCCGATGCAGATAAATTGGTATTGCTCACCCGCCGGGAATCGCAGAAAGACATGCCAAATTACTTCATCAAAAACCTGGTGCTCCGCATCGCAGACCAGCCCATCACCCATTTCACCAACCCCTATCCACAACTGGAAGGTATCAGCAAACAAAAGATCACTTACAAGAGGGCTGATGGTGTAGACCTCAGCGGCGATCTCTATCTTCCCAAAAACTACGATCCTAAGAAAGACGGGCCGCTCCCCGTGCTCATGTGGGCCTATCCCCGCGAATTCAACTCTGCCGCCGATGCAGCACAGATCCGCGGCTCCGAAGATAAGTTCACGATGGTCAGCTACGGAGGGCCCGTGTTCTGGGTAACTCAGGGCTATGCAGTTTTAGATAATGCAGAAATGCCTGTCGTAGCCACCGATTCCAGTAAGAAACCCAATGATAATTTCGTGGACCAGCTAAAGATGAACGCAGAGGCCGCCATCAATAAACTGGCGGAACTTGGTGTGGGCGACAGGAACCGTGTTGGCATTGGCGGTCATAGTTACGGCGCTTTTATGACGGCTAACCTGCTGGCACATACGAACCTGTTCAAGGCAGGCATCGCGCGCAGCGGTGCTTATAACCGAACACTTACGCCCTTCGGCTTTCAGAATGAAGACCGCACCTACTGGCAGGCGCCTGATCTGTATTTTTCCATGAGCCCCTTCAGTTATGCCGATAAGATCAAAACGCCCATGCTCCTCATCCACGGAGAAATGGACGATAATCCCGGCACTTTCCCCATACAGAGCGAGCGTTTGTTCAATGCCGTGAAAGGCCATGGCGGTATCGTCCGTTATGTTACGCTGCCTTATGAAGCACATGGTTACCGTGGAAAGGAAAACCTCCTGCATATGCTGTACGAACAAAATGCATGGCTGGAGAAATATGTGAAGAATGCGGGAAAAAGTGGAAATGAGGAAAAGAAGAGATCATTTTAG
- a CDS encoding RNA polymerase sigma factor, which yields MPVMYTSPAAESSSYNEQELLLRVAKGDQQAFSRIVERYASLISMHMSVRVKDTMQAEEVMQDILMSIWKYRDKLPEMQNFPGFVYIVTKNKVKNQLKRRDAIMPELTEERVEQSLAASDSGMEVKELRAILYRAIEMLPQKRKEVFKMSRLEGFSIDEIAEKLKLSRNTIREHIREALAFLRGCIPPCFLYTDYCSCVTASKETSAARLVA from the coding sequence ATGCCAGTAATGTATACATCACCCGCTGCGGAGAGCAGTTCATACAATGAACAGGAGTTACTGTTAAGAGTGGCGAAAGGCGACCAGCAGGCATTTTCGCGCATCGTTGAACGTTATGCATCGCTGATCAGTATGCATATGTCTGTTCGCGTGAAAGACACCATGCAGGCGGAAGAAGTGATGCAGGATATTTTGATGAGCATCTGGAAGTACCGCGATAAGCTGCCGGAGATGCAAAACTTCCCGGGCTTCGTTTATATCGTTACAAAGAACAAAGTAAAGAATCAACTGAAGCGGAGAGACGCCATCATGCCGGAGTTGACCGAAGAACGGGTTGAGCAATCCCTGGCTGCTTCAGACTCAGGGATGGAGGTGAAGGAGTTGAGAGCGATCCTGTACCGTGCTATCGAGATGCTGCCACAGAAGAGAAAGGAAGTATTCAAAATGAGCCGGCTGGAAGGGTTCAGCATTGATGAGATAGCTGAGAAACTGAAATTATCCAGGAATACCATCAGGGAACATATCCGCGAAGCGCTTGCTTTCTTAAGAGGCTGCATTCCTCCCTGTTTCCTATACACGGATTACTGTTCCTGCGTTACTGCCTCAAAAGAAACCAGCGCTGCCAGGTTGGTTGCCTAG
- a CDS encoding Lrp/AsnC family transcriptional regulator yields the protein MAQAELDVFDLNILRILQKDASLTNKEIASQLNKSVATVHERVRRLKEQGYIKRVVAILDRKKINKSLIAFSQVLLHDHTAETLATFEREVSKFPEVMECFQMTGTFDFILRIATSDMDAYHDFYRNKLAKLPNITTVQSFFVLSETKSITAYPI from the coding sequence ATGGCCCAGGCTGAATTAGATGTGTTTGATCTCAACATCCTCCGGATACTCCAGAAAGATGCCTCCTTAACCAATAAGGAAATCGCTTCTCAACTTAACAAGTCGGTTGCCACTGTTCATGAAAGGGTACGCAGACTGAAGGAACAGGGATATATCAAACGAGTGGTGGCAATCCTGGACAGGAAGAAGATCAACAAAAGCCTGATCGCATTCTCGCAGGTGCTCCTGCACGATCATACCGCAGAAACGCTGGCTACGTTTGAAAGGGAAGTAAGCAAATTCCCTGAAGTGATGGAATGTTTCCAGATGACCGGAACTTTCGATTTCATTCTCAGGATAGCTACCAGTGATATGGACGCTTACCATGATTTCTATCGCAACAAACTGGCAAAGCTGCCCAATATCACCACCGTGCAAAGCTTTTTCGTATTGTCTGAAACGAAAAGCATCACGGCTTATCCAATTTGA